In the Brettanomyces nanus chromosome 1, complete sequence genome, CTGTAAAAGAAACATAAGCTCTAAGCGGCGAGATTGGTTTGGCGAAAAAAAACCTCGAGTAAATAGAGAGCTTATATGAAAGGTAGGAGAGACCTCCTAAGTTAGAAGAGTTTCTGTCAAGACCCAAAGTTTTGTAGCCGACCAGTGGAAGGTAGAATTTGTCCTGAAAATGAATTGTGTCGGACTCTGGGGAAAGAATGGTCAAATTGCCAGCGTTCAGCTCGCAGCCAAAAGTGATGTTAGGGTTGTATAAGGattggaagaactttgagCTAAATTCAACCTTGTGAAACTTGTCCTGGAGACTGCTGGCAACAGTAGTTGCACCACCTTCCTGTGGTACATAGCCGGAAATTTCGCTTCTCATGCTTGACTTGAAGCCATGCATTGCAAAGGCTCCCCTCGAAGAGGGAAGATAGGATAGCTTTCCAGCGTtgacattgaagaagagcgATTGCTTGAAGCACTCGCCAGCATAGGTTTTGATTTCATCGTTAGCGGAATCAGCCACATCCAAAATTGACCTCTTGACAACAGACAAGCCCCCAGAGATATTTCCTTGTAAATCAGAAGCATTGGAAAAGTATGATTTCAGGAAGCCTACTTTAGCCCCAGTTGAAAGTTGACGGTCAGACTGAAATGCAGGAAATGACCGATTAGCAAACGAGGCGCTTCCAAATAGCTTAACTGTAGAGTTACTCATCGGGGTTTTGAGCGTGGCCCTGAAAGATTGAGCATTTTGGTCCTGAAGACGGTTCAGAACAGCACATAATTTAATATAAGACGCATTTCCAAGAACACTTCTGTCGGTATAATTTAGAGAAACTATGTTTCCAAGTTGTGATTCGTGGAAAGAACCAATTTGGAACTGCTTCAAAGCGCAGGGCTCTAAATTAAGTCTGgccttcaagttcaaagGCACTTCTTCCTTAAGTATCGACTTGACGGTGCGATCATAATCCGAATCTTTTTCTATTAGAAACCCAACATTTTTGAAGCATTCAGTTCCAGAAAAATAGGATGTTGACAATTGAGCCTGTTTGACTAGTTGTCCCACAGTAAGATCACTAGTTATCAACAATGGACCAAGAGCTGATCCGAGAAACTCGTCAGAGAAGCCTTGAGCACCTGTGATTTCCACTTTAGTCAAGTTAACAGCATGACTAGAATTTGCTGACATGACGTCTCCGGAAATAGTCTGAAAGGTATCCTGATCTTGAGTTAGCGTCATTGAGGTATATGTATGAAATTTGGAGTTACAAGTAAAGGGTACGCTCCTTGGGAAATACAGCTCGCGTGTTTTGAATTTTTCCTGctattgagaaagaagctgttAAGTCAAATAAAGTCAAAACATGCATAGGGGATAAGGTGTTCATTGTCTAGTGAATAGTACAGTCTCATCATAAATAAGAGAATACGAAAAGGAAACCGAAATCTTAGGACAAATGAGTTTTCAGGATACCTTTATCAATATTTGAGGTTAGATAACCATATAAGTCGAAATATTTAGGCGATGATATAATTGAATCAAATCTCGTTCAAATGTCAGAGGTACAAAAATCGAATATAGGGAAGTCATATTTTCCACAATGTAATATGCTTATTATTAAGACCCGAAAGCGGCTGTTCATACGCATTTTGCTAGATTTTTGATTCTATGACTCAAAATACATAGTCAACTTCGCGCCTAAAACTAGGTCCCTTCGGGGACATTTGGTCAATCGAAAAAATACAGAGAAGATTAGCATGGCCCCTGCATAAGGATGACACGCTTTACAAAGAGATCTTCAATACTTTTTACAAAATCTTGTGCAGGAAGAGCAGATAGCTAACAGAAGATCAACATTGAAAAGGCAGTGAGGTGCCGTCTAGTCAGTCTCAACATCATCCACTTCTATTTTGTACAGCTTAGGTCAGAAGACGTCTGTTCGACTCTCGAGGTGAGCGAAAAAAACAAGCACAGAATCCTAGATTCTAAAAATTCATACGCAACATATATTTATTGTATTATATATACAAGCAAAAAGCAAATCACTCAACAGAAGGCTTGTCAGCATCGAGGGAACCAACAGAATCACCCAAGATGTTGACAACACTCTTTGGGGGCTGAATAGCAGTGAGCATCATAACCAACTCGTAAATGTTAGGAGGAAGAGTTCTCTGGTATATATCCAAGATACCAGTTGGATTAGGATAGACGGCCAAACCTTTGTAAAAGTATATAGCAGCATCAATTTCCTTACCAGGAATTGCGCCGAGCTTCTCACCAGTAGTGACCTGCTCTAAGAAGTACGACTCCTTCTCTTGGAGGGAAGCTGGAAGTGGGCTGGCAGCCAGGGATTcattcaatttcttctttaagatctccaacttcttggttTTGTCCTGTTCAGCCTCAATACGAGCCTTTTTCTGGGCCTTTCTCTTGCGCTTGTTAAGGTTCTTTCGGAAATCTCCATTGTGTCTTCTCTCGTAGTCGAAATAGATGCAATAGGTAAGAGCGACCGCAGCTGCACCTAAAAAGATATAACCAACACTTCTTGTAGATAACATAATTATATCACAGAAACGAGCAAAGATGAGCTAAAAGGTAAAGCAAAAGATGTCTAACTGTTTCCTATCGATGGTCTCGAGGGCTTCTTTGTTTGCTTGGCCGTTTTCAGATTTTATTTCGTCGGTTCGCGAAAAGAGATAAAAATTTTAGTTTTCAGGACTTGGAggggaaaaaaatttccAGGTGCAGGGATGACTTCAAATAAGAGTAAAGGTTTTCTACATGACAGGGATCtacttctcttttcagTGAGACATACACTAAGATGGCCGTTAAAAAAAGATCGACATTAAGGAGCAAAGTCAGAAAGAGAGGTGTTCAGATTGGTGAGAATCCGAGTACTGCTGGGCCTCACGGGGTCCATGGGGGTGCTCATAAGATTGAGAGGGTTTTAAGGCAAAAAGTACTAGATAAGATGGCAGCCAAAGAGGTACTAAAAGAAGCCCATCAGCATAGTCGAACATATCCTTTGAATAGAAAAACGCCAGATATATCTAAGAGTGCTATGAGACGacgaaaaagaaagttaAGGGACCAATTGACTGCCAGAATGGGTGATCTAGGAAATGCATTAGACGAGACTGTTaaggcagaagaagaggagggTCCTGCAGCGCCAGCAATAagcaaaaagaagttggatcaTACACCTAAGCCTACGTCAAAGCGAGGTGCTCGGCTGATAGAAAAAATAGAAGGTTCCCGATTTAAATCGATCCTTAAAGATAAGAGCTTCCGAGAAGATCCATTTGGATCACTCAAAAATTCAATATTGAAAGACTTGAAggaataaataaatagattaataaataaatagttAGTTAAAAACAATGGACACTGGGCATTATCAGTACGATCTGTACCACATACGACTGGTAGTGtcatccatcatcttcttctgaagcATGAAGATACCGTACATCAAAGCCTCAGATGAAGGAGGGCAGCCAGGAACGTATATATCGACTGGAATAAGTCTATCGACACCTCTAACAACCGAATAGCTGTAATGATAATAGCCGCCACCGTTAGCACATGAACCCATGGAAATAACCCATCTTGGATAAGCCATCTGATCATACACCTGTCTAAGAGCAGGCGCCATTTTGTTCGTAACGGTACCAGCCACAATGACAATATCTGACTGTCTAGGCGAGGCTCTGAAAATGATACCCAATCTATCCTGATCGTATCTTGGAGCAGAGACATGCATCATCTCCACAGCGCAGCAAGCCAAACCAAAAGTGGCAGGCCAGAACGACGATTTTCTTGACCAATTCTTCACTTTATCCCAAGAAGTAAGCACATAGTCCAACGATCCAGAAAGAGGACGCTCTGAGAGAATAGGCTGCTCTGTTGGGAGGTTATGTGGAGTCAAGTTCAACATTTTTTCTTGCGTTGTTGAAAAGGCCCTAAGTGCCAGTATCGAAGAGCGCACTGAATTGGCCCTCATTGCAGGCACCGCTATTTTGGATATGAGGTTGAGCATCACTGTAACTAGGCTATCCAAAAGTTATATAGGGAGAAGCGTTCTTGTTACTCGTTTCTCGTTTCTCGTTACTCTTCTCActttaattttttcttctccttttccttctttgtttATTGGAGAACAAGCAGcgatgaaaaaaaataggaGAAGAGTGTTCACTAAATCCGTGCACCAAATAGTTTAGGTAAGCAAACGAGTAAAGGCACCAGTATGACCTGATGGATCAGGGTAGAAATTTCCTACCGAAGACCTCGTACTGACAATTGGGGCACGGGGAGCCGTTAACTTCCAAATTTACGATTTCATTTTTAGCACGCACCCACCTTGAATTTCGTGTCGATAATTGAAATAATATCTACCCTGCATCTCTTTTCCTGCCGTTTTTATTACTGGCAGTTAATCTATATTAAGATACCAAAATTGACGAGCTGTGCTCTCATCTTATCGGAGCTTCACTCATCACAATTCTAATTGTCGTATATGCATCCGGGTATTAGAGACCTAATTTATTGCTCGTTCACTTACGAGATACCTTATCAAAATAGGGTTCAATCATATCCCAGAGCATACAAGTTATAAACGCATCATGGATCTGATAGTAAGAGAAACTCGAAAGGTGGACCAAGCGTTCTCAAGTTCTGATTCTCTGGCACAGCTCCAGTTTATCCGCTTTCATCAGTAAATTACTCTTTATAGAAAAACATAAACACAGCCAATTTATAACTTTTCTAGCCAGCCTCTTCGGGAAATTTAGACTTGAAATTAACGCGCCTACCATAATGAGATCAAGACGCACAGAAGTATCTCCCAGTCAGGAATGGAGGGGGAGGAGGCTGGCCGATACATTGTTATGAATTGTAACTAAACACTATGTAAAAGACCTTCAAACCAGGACAGAGATGAGGGCAGTCATCAAGAGAACATGGAGTGTGAGTGAGTGCTCTTACATGCAGTATTACTAGCTTGGTCTCCCCAACGACGACGCGCCAATCGActatcaacttctcttccatcagaaagagatataATTAAATCCCAGGTAAACGAGACGCGACGCAACACGACGCGACGCGCCTCCTGGCATCTATCAATTGGTATTTCATCTCACCTCCAGCCAAGCTTGCCACCTTTGATGGCAAGAACAAATGTCAATACATTCCACCTCACTCCAGGAAAGACGAGCCCTCTACAGAGATTAATCTACTTTTGTCTAAAATATTGAACGCCATTCGTGATTCGTTTATCTATCAACCAGCCTTACGAAAAACCTCTTAACTCAGGATCGATAATCGTACAAATTtgtgaagaaaagaaacaaaaaaaataatatGCAACATTACGTTACTATTTTTGTTACGCGGCCCCTCTTAGGCGCTATAGATAATCTATATTAAGGAGTAAACTGATAATTCAGGAGTGGTATATAAATGTAGCCACTTTTCCACCCGTGTTTTTTGTTTGAGTCCAAAACTGCCCTGTCACTTCTCCACTTATTTATTGCAATTTGTGTTTGAGTTTGTGCCTTTTATTTTAGCACTttattccttcttctagCTTAAGAAGTTCATTCTTTACCTT is a window encoding:
- a CDS encoding uncharacterized protein (EggNog:ENOG41), with amino-acid sequence MTLTQDQDTFQTISGDVMSANSSHAVNLTKVEITGAQGFSDEFLGSALGPLLITSDLTVGQLVKQAQLSTSYFSGTECFKNVGFLIEKDSDYDRTVKSILKEEVPLNLKARLNLEPCALKQFQIGSFHESQLGNIVSLNYTDRSVLGNASYIKLCAVLNRLQDQNAQSFRATLKTPMSNSTVKLFGSASFANRSFPAFQSDRQLSTGAKVGFLKSYFSNASDLQGNISGGLSVVKRSILDVADSANDEIKTYAGECFKQSLFFNVNAGKLSYLPSSRGAFAMHGFKSSMRSEISGYVPQEGGATTVASSLQDKFHKVEFSSKFFQSLYNPNITFGCELNAGNLTILSPESDTIHFQDKFYLPLVGYKTLGLDRNSSNLGGLSYLSYKLSIYSRFFFAKPISPLRAYVSFTGAKLSRSYNDFMSSPTAGFKSTASLGMLYKVGDFAYCNVGYNWPLDDRDPESLRPGMAFSVSLYGDY
- a CDS encoding uncharacterized protein (BUSCO:EOG09344ISH) encodes the protein MLSTRSVGYIFLGAAAVALTYCIYFDYERRHNGDFRKNLNKRKRKAQKKARIEAEQDKTKKLEILKKKLNESLAASPLPASLQEKESYFLEQVTTGEKLGAIPGKEIDAAIYFYKGLAVYPNPTGILDIYQRTLPPNIYELVMMLTAIQPPKSVVNILGDSVGSLDADKPSVE